A portion of the Bacillus thuringiensis genome contains these proteins:
- a CDS encoding ABC transporter permease: MTFWQFAFKNVTRNSRAYFAYFVSSSFSIAVFFSFAVYLFHPKLQNFDMTSEISGLMVFSEVVIVFFSFFFLLYSIGTFLKVRKKQFGVLTILGISRKQLHRLVFMENMLIGISSIFFGMQFGVVFSQFFLLVTAKLTHVPGIYLYGPTNAFILTTIVFLSLFIIVSAFTPMLIRTKKAVHLLKTNGGKQKERKPSILVSLFGAICLFGGYALAGNPKYFVSVSPQIGVIYMVSSIFVIPTLVTIGTYFFFSQISFLLIYILKKRRKFYMKRINMLWVSDLASRIRTNINMLFIVAMLSTIAFTMITFLYGFGKFIKLEVNRTSPFPISYFSYDANPFVTEHLNWLEQQLQKEHFSYQKIKADIYETPLKEDKDVAIFNDVYAIKQSDYNKLANSLRMKQLFMDDNEAYVLTGTSYITIFNEFEQSYKRDYITLSSTNTKLRVKGYEHVNAIPAGFSYQTIVLPDVIVNNLPSTVKHISAYNYKIQNWEQTYKIADNFMEKVQKDRDTSQYEGPLIRPFESAGSLYKITSGSAAFFLIGTFLGVIFFIGAGSVLYFRMYTDLTNEQEKYITISKIGVTDTEMKRSATIQLSILFFIPYIMASIHTMFATKMLQDVIGLSLFKEVSAVLIIFGFVEIVFFVFIRSLYMQKLSQYTSGQNI, encoded by the coding sequence ATGACATTTTGGCAATTTGCATTTAAAAACGTCACGCGCAACTCAAGAGCTTATTTTGCTTACTTTGTAAGTAGCTCCTTTTCCATTGCTGTGTTCTTTTCGTTTGCTGTTTACTTATTCCATCCGAAATTACAAAACTTTGACATGACTTCTGAAATTTCAGGATTAATGGTATTTTCAGAAGTAGTAATTGTATTTTTCTCTTTCTTCTTTTTACTATATTCCATTGGTACTTTTTTAAAAGTTAGAAAAAAACAATTTGGGGTTTTGACCATTTTAGGAATATCGAGAAAACAATTACACCGTCTCGTCTTCATGGAAAATATGTTAATCGGGATTTCATCTATCTTTTTCGGTATGCAGTTTGGAGTTGTTTTTTCGCAATTTTTCTTATTAGTAACAGCCAAACTTACGCATGTTCCAGGAATATATTTATACGGTCCTACTAACGCGTTTATTTTAACAACCATTGTTTTCCTTAGTCTTTTTATCATTGTATCTGCATTCACACCAATGCTTATTCGTACAAAAAAAGCGGTACACCTTTTAAAAACAAATGGTGGAAAACAAAAGGAAAGAAAACCATCCATACTTGTTTCATTATTTGGTGCGATCTGTTTATTTGGTGGTTATGCATTAGCTGGAAATCCTAAATATTTCGTATCAGTAAGCCCGCAAATCGGTGTTATATATATGGTCTCAAGTATTTTCGTTATCCCAACGCTTGTTACAATCGGAACATATTTCTTCTTTTCACAAATTAGCTTCTTACTTATTTATATTTTAAAGAAGAGAAGGAAGTTTTATATGAAACGGATTAATATGCTTTGGGTTTCGGATTTAGCAAGCCGTATTCGAACGAATATTAATATGCTTTTTATTGTAGCGATGCTATCTACTATCGCTTTCACAATGATTACGTTTCTATATGGATTCGGGAAATTTATTAAGCTAGAAGTTAATAGAACTTCTCCTTTCCCAATTTCTTATTTTTCTTATGATGCGAACCCTTTTGTTACAGAGCATTTAAATTGGCTTGAGCAACAATTACAAAAAGAGCATTTCTCTTATCAAAAAATAAAAGCTGATATATATGAAACACCACTAAAAGAAGATAAAGATGTAGCCATTTTTAATGATGTATACGCAATTAAGCAAAGTGACTATAACAAACTTGCGAATTCTTTACGAATGAAACAACTATTTATGGATGATAACGAAGCATATGTGCTAACAGGGACATCTTATATCACCATATTCAACGAATTTGAGCAAAGCTACAAAAGAGATTACATTACACTCTCTAGTACAAATACGAAATTACGAGTGAAAGGCTATGAGCATGTGAATGCAATTCCAGCTGGCTTTTCATATCAAACGATAGTTTTGCCTGATGTTATCGTAAATAACTTACCTAGCACCGTAAAGCATATATCAGCATACAATTACAAAATTCAGAACTGGGAACAGACATATAAAATTGCTGATAATTTTATGGAAAAAGTACAAAAAGATCGAGATACATCCCAGTATGAAGGACCTCTTATTCGCCCCTTTGAATCAGCAGGTTCGTTATACAAAATAACATCTGGCAGTGCTGCATTCTTCCTAATCGGGACATTTTTAGGAGTTATCTTCTTCATTGGAGCTGGTAGCGTTCTTTACTTTAGAATGTATACGGATTTGACGAACGAACAAGAGAAATATATAACGATTTCTAAAATCGGTGTAACAGATACAGAGATGAAACGATCTGCAACCATTCAACTTAGTATTTTATTTTTCATTCCGTACATTATGGCATCCATTCATACAATGTTCGCAACAAAAATGCTACAAGATGTAATTGGTTTATCTCTGTTCAAAGAGGTTTCAGCCGTTCTTATTATTTTTGGATTCGTTGAAATCGTATTTTTCGTATTCATTCGTTCACTTTATATGCAAAAATTATCACAATACACGAGTGGACAAAATATTTAA